The nucleotide sequence GACTGCTGACGACTTCTCATAAATCGAGCTTTAGGTTGGCAATGAAGTGCCCATTGTGCTGCGTGGGTGTACCGATGTTCATGAATTTGACCAGCGCATCCATATCCGCGTTACTACACATGCCTACATACGTTGTGCGCTGATCGAGGCCAAACAGACTCGCAATGTCAGCGTGGTACGGCGCGGGCATCTCACTTGACATATCGTAGAGAAGCCGCGCGTACTGGTCGGCTCCCAGTTCAGCCGCTTTCGATGGAAACAAAATGGTTTTGCCCTGCTCGTCCGAAACGTGAATGTTCATTAGCAGCGCGTGCCCGTCGACGGTATGCAAATTTTTTAGTCGGTCGCAGCAAGCCAGCAGTTCGTCTGCAGTAGCGTCGGTCGCTACACCATCCGTAATGTTGATAACGGTAGGTGGGTAAACGTCTTTAGCTGCCTGTGTGACTAACCATTGTTTTACCAGCGATTCGGCCATGCAGATGGCGCTTTTCATCGGCGTCCGGTAGTGGTGAACAGCCTGTAGCCAGACCGGACGTTTTTCTGTTGTGGTGATGACCCGCCCCCGTATGGTACGTTGTACAGTAACTTCCTCAATGTGAATCGCGGCTTTAACCAATTCCGCTGGGCTGAGAAACGCTTTCCCGGCCATATCACCTGACCAGAGTAGATTCGCCCGTTCGTCATTAAGTCCCCCGTAACCAATCAGCGCAATGTCGTAATAATGCCGGATCTCATCGCCTTTCTGGCAGCGAAGCATTAACTCCAGCAGCGTCTGGTTGATGATCTGCGCTACAGCCGCTGCTTTGGAAAGTGACTGCCCCCGGTACATGGTTCGTTCGTCCATCGACCCCGACTGGTCAATCAGGAAGATAAACGCCGTGGGCGTTTGCCGCATGATCTGTGCCGAATAAGGGCGGGCTTTGACTGGGCGTTGTAATACGTCCTGAACCGCTTTTTGCAGATCAGCTACCGGGAGTGCAGACGATGGTACGGGTTGAAGATCAGGCATAGAATTGGTTTCGGGTTAGACGGATTTAAGCTGATGCTTCAGAAGATTTATTTGTTGTTGCATACTCTCGCGCAAGCCCATAAAATAAGTCATCAGGTCCGTACCATCGATCATCAGTCGGTATCCGTTGTCTGCTTTCAGGTGGGCAATTTCCGTTTGCAGAATATGCTGCCTGTCAATGAGCCGCTGGTGCCACTGCTGGAGAGCGTCAAGATCGAAGGCTGTTTTGGGCTGAGCCGAAAAGAGGAATCCATCGTTAAGGTCTTGGACCAACTGGCGGACCGCTGCCAGATCCCGACGTTGATAAGCGTCGTTAAGCCGCATCATATAAGCCGTAGCTTGGGCATTGCGGTCAGAATCGCTGGCATGACGGTCGGGATGGGCTAACGTAACGGCCTGTCGATAGAGTCGGCGGAGTTCGCGTTCGGCGGCTTCGTCAGGATCCGTAGGCTGATGCGCGACGGCTTCCCGAACGGCGCGGTTCGTCTGCTCAAACTTGTCTTGGCAGGCCTGCGCTTCTTCGGCATCACTACGTCTGCCCGTCTGCCCCGCCCGACGTAGCGCCAGTTGTAGTTGAAGTTCAAGTGTCTGCGTAAGGAGGTCGCCGAGGTGAAGCTGAAACAGGCGATAATACTGATCGATCTGGTATTGGCAGGCCGCCTTTTCTTCGGTAAGCTGCGCAATCTGGGACTCTAGAGCCTGAATCTGAGCCAGCAAGTTAGTTTTGGCGGGATGAATGATAGGCGGAAAAGATCGGGCGTTCATCGGCACCAAATATAAGCAAAGCCTGAGCATCTAATCGTGCTCAGGCTTTATGAGAACATTATTTGTGACGTTTCTTAAAGTAATGGGTAAGCTTTTGCTGTTTAAATGGGAGAGCCTTGATACTTATTATGGGCGTAGCCTGGCGTATCAATGGCCTGGGTTTACCAATCGCTGGCAGCATAGTTCCTGCCTGAGCGGCTGCATTCCATTGACTTAGTGTGAGGATTGTATGGTCTTTTTGCGGAACATAGCCCGATGACATAGCAGGCCCGGAGTCGGTATCTTTTTCACCATGTACAGACTCAAGATACATATTCATTCCAGATACCCAGCCTTGACCCTTAACAATCCACTCACGCATATCAGAGTGAACTAAATCGGAATATCCACGACTCATCAACCGCTCTGCATATTGCCATTTCCGGCGTTCGCGTGCATTGTGCGTATTGAGAGCGGCACGTCTAAAGCCGTCATTTTTGGTAACCAAACCGAGCGCCGTGCTATAAATAGAACCATGAACTGGATGATAGGCAAGATGAACCTTAGATGTTGGCAAAACCGTATCCAACTGAGCAAATGGCTCGCTGAACAGTTGATTCGTCATGATACCAGCCATGATGCCTGTATCAGCTAGTCGTTCGCCTTCGGAACCCGCTCCAGATACATATTGATTCAATACCCAACTCGCACGTAAATTATTTTTGTCTCCATGACTACCCGTTAGGCCAAACCGCATGTCGCTCTGGCGTTTGCTCAGCGCGCCAGGATGACCACTGAGCGGTCGTTCGGGGTCGTCGGTTGTCCAGAGCAGATACCGTACTTCTTCGCGCTCGCGCGACAGTAAATCCACTACATACTTAATATCTTCTCGCGATCGACCAGCAGTATTCATTCGCTCAATGATACTAGCCACAGTTTCTGTACTAACCATTTCATCAAGTCCAGTACCGCCAAACCCCGTCCGGTGCTCAATCTGATGCATCCTATATTCTTTTGTATTTAGCCGTAGATTCGTATTGATCTGAGCTCGCCCCCACCGGCCGTATACCGCTGGCAAACCAATTTGAGGACGTCCTTTTTTGGTTCGGGCACTTAGTATAAGCTGTTGCTGATAGCCTTGCCCCAGTATAGGTTTGCGCTTTACGGCCGGGATCTGGGCATTCGCCCGGCTACCAGCGGATGAGATACCGCTTTTTTTTCGGGTAACCCAACTGTCAAGGTTTTTAGTTGAGTGTGGCATTTATAATAATCTATAGTCGATGGAAGAAAAGCAACCGGTAAATTATGGGCTTGGCTGGTAACATTCCAGCAGTGCTTTAAGCTGCCTAATTATACCAAATATAAGCCGATTTTGATTAAGCAAATGGGTTTAGGATAGATAAAAAATAGCCTACCAATTGTTCGAAAAATACAGTATGTTTTTGCTTTTGCTACTCGTTTTTGGTAGCTTAAACTCTATTTAATTAACGTTACCAACGTTCTTATTGATTGTATAGTATGTTTATATTTTCATTGTATTTTTAGACAATGATACTAGCAATTTAAGAGTAGGAATGTCAAGCATCTGGTAACTTCACTGCAATGTATTTACGATAACTACTTTAATCAGCATTCTATATGGAAAGTAAACAGCTAATAAACTCTATTGACAAAGGGGAAAAAAAACATAGTAAGGGAAAAATGCGGTTTTCTGGTCAGTTTGGGGTCATTAAAAAAGAGAAAGAAGAGGACGATACAGTGTTAATATCGAAATCGTCAGGCTCTGGAGAGTTACTTTCTAAAATGATAACACCACAAGTCTTTCAAGTCCCTAATATTCAACTTCAGCAGAAACTTGTTACTAAATTAGAAGAAGCTTTAGAAGAAGCTATCAAACATGAAAAAAAGTCAACTATAGTTCAGCGTCTTCAGGTAGAATCTTGTTTGGGCGGAATTGAACTGACTAGCCTAGGTGAGGAAGACAGCTTACAGGAAATAATAAAAAAGGCTAAACTTATTCCAATAAAAGGTAAAGTAGATGGGTTGATGGCTGATACAGAGGGCAGCGCTAATCTTCTCAGCACATTTGATCTGGTTACAAAGGCTGGGTTGGCAGATATGATTGTTGAAAATACACTTAGTACAATGGAAAAAGCTAATCAGCTCGAGTATTTACGGCAGAGTGGCTTGCTAAATGACAAATGCAAATTAGTTATTGAGGTTCATTATATCAGAGACAGAAACGTGTCTTATTCAACATTACATAAAGATACTCAAGGGCAAACACTGTTTGTTAATCTCAATTACCTGAATAAGAAAGGAATAGCAGGGCCTGAATTCATTGTTAGCCCTCATAGCGATGAGGAAGACCAAGAGCGCCTTAGAAGACTTATGCCAGCTAAGTTTCATGAAGATTTGCAGGTGGCCAGAAGCTTGAATACAAACCTCACCAAGGAAGGAGAGATACTAATTGAAACAAAAGACATTGACCAAGAATATGGTGTTGTCGCCTTTGTTGATGAGGGTATACACCATATGACACCCGTTATAGAACACCGCACGGTTACTTCTAAGCAAATTGCTGAAGCCTATAAAGATATCAAGAGTAAATGCGATGCGTATGAGAACAGAAGCGTTTTTTATAAGCTTTATAGTGTTCAGTCTTATTTATCAGATTTAGATAATAAATATACAGTAGACGCGGTTGGCTGGTTACAGATAATGAGTGCTTCTCTAACTACCAAGTACAATCGACATGATCTCAAAAAATTATTACCAAATCTTCCGGATTTGGAAATCAATAAACTAATCGAGACGGGGGGATATGACCAGTTCGGTCACGCGTCGATTCCAAGATTTACAACTGAAAGGAAAACGGTTAAAAAGCCGGTAAAAAAAGAAGGGGACCCCGTTGTGCAACGGCGAATGAGTATGCGCTTAACGGGTAACAATGCACCTCCCAAGCGTGCTGAGGGAGAAAAACGTGCGTTTTTCCGTACATGGGTCCGTGTTGTAAGAACTTAGCATTAAGCTCATGGGATATTCGCAGACAGTTGCTAAAAATTACCATGACGGATGCTCTATATCCGTTTGACCTTTCAGACATTTAACTCAAGGCCGGGGCAGCCGTACTGAGGTAATCCAAGCCTGCTTAAAGGGTGTCCAAGTTGCATTAACTTAAGGTCCATCGCCCTAGGCATTAATAACAGTATATTGGACAAGCTAAGATCCCTGAATGCGCTCTTCACCTGCGTAGCGTCTGTTTTTCAACGTCCTCTAACGTTTTCCCCTCTTTATGAAATTCCCGCTTCAAACTGGTTAAAATATCATCTGATGTAATGGGGCGCTGGCGATTCACGGAGATCATTACACAGGAACGTAACACGTTCATAATGATGGCACCCGTAACGGCAAATCGTTCGGCTAGTTTATCGAAATCAACTTTGGGGTCAACTTCAACCGATCCTTTAAACGCCTGTCTCCATAAGCTAGCCCGTTTCGATGCGTTCGGTGCAGGGAAGAAAACCATGGACTGGAAACGTCGGGCGAAGGCCTGATCTATATTATCTTTAAGGTTTGTCGCCAACACAATGACGCCGGGGAAGTTTTCCATCCGCTGAAGCAGGAAAGCCACCTCCTGATTTGCATGGCGGTCGTTGGATGTCGTTGTTTCGGTCCGTTTTCCAAAGAGCGCATCGGCCTCATCAAAAAACAAGATCCAGCGTCGGCGTTCGGCTAGATCAAACACCCGGCCCAGGTTTTTTTCAGTTTCACCAATGTATTTGGAAACAATCATCGAGAGGTCGATCCGGTAGACATCTAGACCTGTCGATTTGCCCAGCAAGCCTGCCGTCAGGGTTTTGCCTGTACCGGGAGGGCCATAAAATAGGGCGCGATAACCTGGTTTGAGGTACTTTTTTAGCTGGGCGTTTTTTAGAATTGCGTCCGAGTTGTCGATCCAGGTTTTAATCTCCTTCACTTCTTCCATAATCTGAAAGTCGAGTACCAGATCATCCCACTCCAGGGCAGTCGTTACCCGGCTAGCCGGAAAATCTGAGCTGAAATCAGGTCGGTTGCTTTCACCAGTGGTGAGCAACGCCCGGTACTCGTCCGATATGGTCAACGCTCCGCAGGTCACTGGTTCATTCGGACCGGAAGGACCAACCAGGATAATATTCAACTGCGTGAGCACTGACTCATGAAACAGATGCGTTTGCAGACGAATACGACGGGTTAGATCAGCCCCCGCTACCAGAAATAAAATGGTCTCAACCGTTGGTATAAATCCACCCCGGGTGTTGTCACGAACTCCACCAAATTCAGTGAACACCCGATCATACGTGCTATTGTTTGTATAGAAAAAATCGAGTACCTGAGGCCGAATATGAGGGGCAAGAGCCATGATCAGCATGAGTCGCTCGTAATTATCCAGACCATGTTCGTGAACGAGTTGCGCATATGCCGACTCATTGTTGGTTAAATCAGGCTCATCAATTTCTTCGATAGATCCATACTGACTTTCCTGCTCGAAATAAAGTTGAAAGCGAGCTGAAATGACGGACTCTAACCAAGTTAACTCCTGTTCTAATGCAGTAGCATTGACCGTAATCGTAAAGAACTCGGCAATTGTTACGTCGCTCATATCGTCATTACGTTAGCTTCTTTAATAAAGCCTGTAGCTCTCGTATAGCCTGCTGCTTGGCCTGTATCTGTCGGCGGTATTGAAACCAGGCAATAGTTCGGCCCATTAAGAAAGCCAGACTCAGCAGTAGCAGCATTTCGGTGAGCGCAACCCATGGGCTTAACGAATTCATGGCAGTAGCTGGCTGACGTCTTTTGATTCACCACGGCGCATCTGTTCCTGCCACAGGCGGAGTTCATGCCAGCGTCCTTCGGCCGCTAACATAGCCTGCCTGGGCCAGGTGACGGGGTCATAGGTGTGTAACAGGGGGCCACGCTCGGCCAGCACCCGACGAACGGTGGTTACGGGCGTATCAGCTAATTGAGCAAACCGAAACACACCAATGTCATTCAGAATAGCCTCGGCTTTGGGGTTAATACCCGCAATTTCTTTTAGGTCATCCCGGCCAGGCGTCACTATGAAGACTTCCTCAACGTCCGGCTCTATAATCTGGCAGGCTTCAAGCTCAGCTTCTAACAATTGACGTTCATCTGTCAATTGTGTCAGCTGCCGTTTATATCGTTCCCGAAAGATCAGATAAGCCAGCACTGCCGTTCCCTGAAGCATGAGAAAGTGCAGCAGGCTAGCGTCTTCGAGGTGATACGGATTTAAATCGAACATACGAGCGTCGGTCTATGACCAGCGTTACCCGTCGGTTGGCTTCGCGGCCTTCGGGCAGGGCGTTGGGCGCAATAGGGTTTTTGTCACCCATCGCTACCAGGGTAAAGCGTCGACTGGGTAAGCCTTGCGGCATCAGTTGATCCCGTACCGCCATCGCCCGTGCCCGCGACAGCCGGAGGTTGCCCGCGACCGTACCCACGCTATCTGTATGGCCTGTGATACGGAGCCGCTCTTTAGGATGAGCACGCAGAAAAACAACAGCCTCATGGGTAAACCGTTCATTATCGGGTGTGTGAATGAACTCTGTGCTTCCCGTCGGAAAATACAACTGAAGCGGGTGAAACAGGTTGATGTATTTTTGGTGCCTGGCCAGCCACTCTGCATTAATTACTATTGACTGAAAGGCAAACGACAGGGCGTTGGTTGAATCACGAATAAAGGTTAGTACTTCGGAGGGTTTACCCCAGGTTTTTACCTGATCATCAGGCACACCGGTGTTGAGCAGGTAATCCCGCACCGCGTGCGCCCGTACCAACCCAAGATTCGTTACGAGCGTCTGTTGGCTCTCGGCTGGGGTGTGGTAGCCCGTCACAACGAGCAGCCGACGAGGGTTGCGTTTCAGGTAACCGGCCAGCGTGTCGAGGGCTGACCGATTACCCAGCGGACGCAGGCTACTTTGAGATTGATGGAACAGACCGCCCGGCAGACGCAGGCGAAGCTGCTTACCGTCGATGATATTGACATGTGGTAATATGCGTTCGGCAGATAATCGAATGCGTTTGATGTAGAACAGGTGTACCAGAACAGCCCCCGTTACCCAAACGCTCAGAAACGCCCACCACATCCATAGCCTGCTCATACCATCTCCTTAACTGTTAACCGGCCAGCTCGCGTCATACTTGGCAGTCCCAATGTCAATCTTCTCGGCCGTAATCGAAATATCGGCACTGAAATTCATGGACCCAGCCGGCTGAAAGCCTTCTTTGTAACTGGTGATATAGCCGTTTTTGAAATCGACTGTTCGAAAGACACCGTCTTTGCCTGACTGCCAGAATTCTATCTTGCCATCAATAGCTTTATTCTGGGCATTGATCATTGTATCAATCAAATTTTCATTCTGCGTAATCTCAACGGTCAACGCCATGTCACCGGCCCGTACAGCCGACGAAGGACGGCCTTTCTGATCATAATCTCGCGAGAACGATGTGCCAAAGCTCAGCACATCAAATTTATTATTACCGATGGTAAGGGTGGATGTAAACCCTACATCTGCTGCTCCAGCTGGCATATTCGTATCTGATTAGTGTGTTAAGAGTTATTTTTTGACAGGCCAACGTTGATCGAGTACGGCCGTCTGAACCGTTATTTTTTCGGCCGATAGTGTAAGCGAGCAAGTGTATGCATTGCCGGCTGCAGAAAATGACTCGCTGTAGCTGACTATGTAGGCATTCTCAAACTCGATCTTGCGCGTTACACCGTCATCACCTGCATCCGTAAACTCAAGGGCTCCTTTTTCGTAAGGTTTATTCTGCGAGTTGACCATGTTTTCAATCAGTTTAGACTGATCGGTCACTTCTACAGTAAACGAAAATTGTCCACCCATTACGTGACTGGAAGGGCGCCCTTTTACATCGACACTTCGCGAGAAGCCAATGTCTCCGCCCAGAATGTCAAATTTTTCGTTACCGAGCGTAATTACACTTGAATAAGGCATCGTGTTGTTTGAATTAAGAGTTAGAAATTGGTTGTTTTAATACAGAGGCACAGAGTAAGAGAGTGTTGATGTAGAGCTAATATCGGCTTAACAACTTTCTATGCTCCGTGCCTCTGTATTTGAAAAATTAAACCTGACCGTAGTCAGAGACCCACTCGGGGTTTTCTACGTCATCGCCACGGCGGCCGTCGAGCCGGATGACAAAACTCTTGGCGGGAAAGTATGGCGTCAGCCGGATGTCGAGATAGATGCGGTCTTTCACCTTGTCGTCACGCTCCAGGCGCATGATGCGGAACTGATCAATCAGCTTGTTAGGGCCTTTGATACTGTCGAGGAAACCGGCAATCTGCCGGCGCAGGTCGGCTTCGATGAGTGAATTCCAGTTTTCGAACGCCCGGCGGTTGAGAAAGTCAAACAATACCTTCACGATGTAGTCGAATACGCGTACGACCGAGTACGTCTGCAAGCCAATGTTATCACCATTGAAGAGCGTTTTGCTTCCGAAGGCCATTACCCGGCCGTACTCGTCAATCATTGGAACCAGGTTAAGCCGCTCGACAGCCGACAGTTCACTCTTACGCAGTGGGAACCGTACGCCCGGTGCTTCGTTCATGCCACCGTGCTTTTTACCTGCCGTTACCTGTGACATCAGCGTATAATAAATTTTACCAGCTAGGGCAGCGGAGGGTGGCACGTAGAGGTGCTCAGCCTCACCCACTTCAGCTACTTTGCTACGCCCAACGAGCCAGTTGCAGGTCATTACTACGCTGGAGCGGAACAGTTCAGCTCCTGTCATGTTGGCTGTGCTAAATAAATCGATTACGTCGTCAGAGCTTTCCAGGTCAGCGAAGTCGGTGAAGAGCGTAACCTTGTTCGCGTGGGCAATTTTAGCCCATTTCTCCAGTACTGCATTAGACCCCATGAAACCCGGCACAACGAGCAGCGAGTAGTTCTGCCGAAGGTCGAGCCGATCGTAATTTTGCTTCAGTTCATTCGCAACATGGTCGATAAAGCGGGGGTTGTCGAGGTCGGTGAGCTGGTCGAAATCAGCATTCATTACTGATACGTTCGACAGCTTATCAGTTTCAGTATTTTTAAAGAACAACGATAGCGCCCGGTAACTCGTTTCGAGCTCGCGAATCGTTTCGAGGGCTCTCAACAAATTTTTCTGCAGGTTTTGCTCTACTTCGGCGGCTTTCTTGTTGGCCGTGTCGAGCATGTCATTCTGATTATTTGACGAGTTAAGTACCTCGATCCAGAGCTTGAGTTTTTCTCTCAGCACCGCCCGGTCGTTGACTTTCGTCTCGTCGCCGAGGTAGATTTTTTTGCGGGCTTTGCGGTCGGGGTTGAGGTTCTGCGAATTATCGATAAAACTTTCGATAAATGCATAGCCACCGAAGGCCGACAGGGCACCCAAACCGGGCAGGGTGGTCGTACGGCTAACGGCCGATGAGGGCCGGGCATCGGCCTTTGTCTGCGGAACGGTTGGTTCGCTTTCCATAAGAAGGTCTTAAATGAGTAAATTAAGGGTTCTGCAAGAGTTATTACTTAGGCGTCGGCCTTGTCGGTTTCCTCAAGTTCAGCTACAAGGGCTTGTAGCGTTTCGATGAGTGCGGCTTTCGTGTCGGGGTTGCTAAGGGCGGTTTGCAGAATGCGATGGCCTTGTAGTCGCCGACCGATCTGAGTGTACTCCTGATACTGGGCATCCGCCGAGCGAAGGAACGGGCTACGGGCGACCATTTCCTTTACTCGGAAATCGGCCACGCTGCGAAACTGCATAGTTTCTTTTACGGGCATACCGTCGATCGATTCCATTTCGACTTCCACCTCTGGTTTAAAGTGGTCAAATACTGCTTCGACAGTTTTCAGACCGTACACAACTTCCGGGTTGACGGGCGCTTCCTGGGTAAGTTTCTGGGCAAGCAGCGTTCGGTTGAAGGGAATATTGGCAATACCCTCCGCTGCTTCAGGCTTTATTTCATTACCACCAATTTCGAAGTCAAACATATCCTTGTCGCGTTATTTTTAAGTTTACCAAAACTATGGACAAGCCTGTAAGCGAACAAGTTATATAGTCTAGCGACTAGGGCAATTTCAAACAAATGGTACCTTTTTCTGCTCCCGTAGATTTATCACTGTAACCAGTGTTTATCCACAAATGAATAAATAAAAGTTAATTACTATTTTGATAAATTAATTTGCCAGGTTGGCTCACTTGTTTGCTCGTTCCAGCCAACGATTAAGACTAGCCCTTTTTGTAGCTGGCCTGAAATAATTAATCGAGAAATTGGCCGGCGTAATTGATTGCGTATAATACCCGCCAATGGACGAGCACCATATTGTGGGGTGTAGCCCTGCAAAGCCAGTTGTCGTCGGGCTTCATCCGTTACGATCAGTTCAATTCCCTGCTGTTGAAGACTTTTGTGCAGATGGGCTAGTTGAATATCAAATATGTGAATCACGTTTTTTTCCTGGATTGGCGAGAACGGAATAATCTCTGTGATACGAGCCAGAAATTCCGGCCTAAACTGGCTAGTCATACGTGACATTAACTGCTGTGAGGTAGGCATCCGCCCAGACTGAAACTCGTCACTAATCCACTCACTGCCAATGTTAGAGGTAAAAATGAGCAGTGCATTAGTAAAGTCGCCTTCCTTACCCAATTTATCGTGAAGCCTCCCTTCGTCCATGATTTGTAAGAACACATCAAAAACTGAGTGATGTGCTTTCTCGATTTCATCAAACAGCACAACCGAATAGGGCTGCTTGCGAATCTTGTTGACTAGTAGCCCACCCTCTTCGTATCCCACATAACCGGGAGGTGCGCCATAAAGCAGCGCTGCTGAATGCTCCTCTTTAAACTCTGACATATCGAAGCGAATCAGCGCTCGCTCGTCGTTGAACAGAAAATCAGCGAGCGACTTTGATAATTCGGTTTTTCCTGTCCCCGTTGGCCCTAGCAAAAAGAATGAGCCAATTGGCTGCCCAGCCCTCTGTAATCCGCTGCGCGATTCCAGAACAGCATCGGATAAAGCGTGCAGGGCATGGTCCTGCCCAACGACCCGGCGCTGCAGAAAACTTTCCATCGAGAGGAGACGCTCTTTTTCCTGCACCTGTACTTTACCCATTGGGATGCCGGTTTTATGAGCCACTACTGCTGCTAAGTCGTGAGTTGATACGAAGGCTTCATGCTGCCGGGCTAATTCAAGAATGCGAGTCAGCTTACGCATAATATAATCATGGTATGCGTCGGCGGTTTCAAGTTCGGCGGGATCGTTTTCATCTTCCCACTGCCCCAGCAGAACCGGGCTAACCTGGTGTTGCAACATAGTATCCAGCCAGCGGTATTCGGCCAGGGCATCTTCAGGAATCAGGTTCTGCGCTTGAAGTGCACGAACGTCAGCTTCAAGTTGCGTTAGTTCACTCACTGATGTTTCAAGGGCCATCCGCACGGCTGCCATCGTCCGATCGAGCAGATCAAGCGCAGAGTCTGGCAAACGACGTTCTTTACTATACCGTCGGGCCAAGCGTACGCTAGTTGAAATTACGTCAGGCTGAATGGAGAGCTGATGGTGGTGCTCGTAGGCCGTTACCAGTCCGCGCATCATTCGCTCAGCCATGATCTCGGTCGGTTCTCCCACCGTCAATAATTCAAACCGGCGGCTTAAAGCCTGATCGGGTTCGATGAGTTTACGATACTCTTCGGGGGTTGTCGCGCCAATTACAGTTAATTCACCACGGGCCAGTTCGGGCTTCAGCAGGTTGGCGATGCCGTTACCAGCCGATCCTTTCGGATCAAGCAGCATGTGGATTTCGTCGATGAATAAGATACACCGCTCATACTGCTTAACGTCTTTAATAACGGTCTTAAGACGATCTTCTACCTCACCTTTGTACGATGCACCAGCAATGAGCGCGCCAGGGTCAAGTTCGATCAGAACGGCGTTTTTCAAACGGGTGGGCACCAATCCGGCCACGATCTGTTGAGCCAACCCGTCGATCAGAGCGGTTTTACCCACGCCGGGATCGCCAACGACCATTACGTTGGGCTTGCTGCGTCGACCCAGAATTTCGAGCACTGTCCGCATTTCCTGTTTGCGGCCAATGACTGGATCAAGCTTACCTATGCGAGCCTGTGCCGTTTTATCAACACAATATTTAGGCGGGACCTTAGGCATCACCTGACCCGTCTGTCTATTTGCGGCCTGCCCGTTGGTAGACGGAACTGACAAATCACGCAGGAAACGGTCAAGTAAATCCCGCTCTTGTAAGGGCAGCGATCGTAGTTGGTTGGCGGTGAAACCAATGCCCGGTTTAGTGAGGGCCGCTAATACACAGATGATTTCAATATAATCAAGCCCCAGTTTGATGCGCAGAAAATCAGCTTCCGTCAGTACCCGGTCTACGGACTCATCGTGATCAGGCTCGGTTAGTAAATGTGCCGATCGAGGCAGTTCTTCCATCCACACGTCGGTCCAGTCAAATATATAAGTTACATCTTGGTGAAGAGCGGTGAGCAAAGCAGCGCCCCCCACATCGTCGTGTAGAACCGCACGCAGCAGGTGCGTAGCCGAA is from Spirosoma taeanense and encodes:
- a CDS encoding vWA domain-containing protein — translated: MPDLQPVPSSALPVADLQKAVQDVLQRPVKARPYSAQIMRQTPTAFIFLIDQSGSMDERTMYRGQSLSKAAAVAQIINQTLLELMLRCQKGDEIRHYYDIALIGYGGLNDERANLLWSGDMAGKAFLSPAELVKAAIHIEEVTVQRTIRGRVITTTEKRPVWLQAVHHYRTPMKSAICMAESLVKQWLVTQAAKDVYPPTVINITDGVATDATADELLACCDRLKNLHTVDGHALLMNIHVSDEQGKTILFPSKAAELGADQYARLLYDMSSEMPAPYHADIASLFGLDQRTTYVGMCSNADMDALVKFMNIGTPTQHNGHFIANLKLDL
- a CDS encoding J domain-containing protein is translated as MNARSFPPIIHPAKTNLLAQIQALESQIAQLTEEKAACQYQIDQYYRLFQLHLGDLLTQTLELQLQLALRRAGQTGRRSDAEEAQACQDKFEQTNRAVREAVAHQPTDPDEAAERELRRLYRQAVTLAHPDRHASDSDRNAQATAYMMRLNDAYQRRDLAAVRQLVQDLNDGFLFSAQPKTAFDLDALQQWHQRLIDRQHILQTEIAHLKADNGYRLMIDGTDLMTYFMGLRESMQQQINLLKHQLKSV
- a CDS encoding ATP-binding protein, whose translation is MSDVTIAEFFTITVNATALEQELTWLESVISARFQLYFEQESQYGSIEEIDEPDLTNNESAYAQLVHEHGLDNYERLMLIMALAPHIRPQVLDFFYTNNSTYDRVFTEFGGVRDNTRGGFIPTVETILFLVAGADLTRRIRLQTHLFHESVLTQLNIILVGPSGPNEPVTCGALTISDEYRALLTTGESNRPDFSSDFPASRVTTALEWDDLVLDFQIMEEVKEIKTWIDNSDAILKNAQLKKYLKPGYRALFYGPPGTGKTLTAGLLGKSTGLDVYRIDLSMIVSKYIGETEKNLGRVFDLAERRRWILFFDEADALFGKRTETTTSNDRHANQEVAFLLQRMENFPGVIVLATNLKDNIDQAFARRFQSMVFFPAPNASKRASLWRQAFKGSVEVDPKVDFDKLAERFAVTGAIIMNVLRSCVMISVNRQRPITSDDILTSLKREFHKEGKTLEDVEKQTLRR
- a CDS encoding OmpA family protein, with protein sequence MSRLWMWWAFLSVWVTGAVLVHLFYIKRIRLSAERILPHVNIIDGKQLRLRLPGGLFHQSQSSLRPLGNRSALDTLAGYLKRNPRRLLVVTGYHTPAESQQTLVTNLGLVRAHAVRDYLLNTGVPDDQVKTWGKPSEVLTFIRDSTNALSFAFQSIVINAEWLARHQKYINLFHPLQLYFPTGSTEFIHTPDNERFTHEAVVFLRAHPKERLRITGHTDSVGTVAGNLRLSRARAMAVRDQLMPQGLPSRRFTLVAMGDKNPIAPNALPEGREANRRVTLVIDRRSYVRFKSVSPRRR
- the tssD gene encoding type VI secretion system tube protein TssD, yielding MPAGAADVGFTSTLTIGNNKFDVLSFGTSFSRDYDQKGRPSSAVRAGDMALTVEITQNENLIDTMINAQNKAIDGKIEFWQSGKDGVFRTVDFKNGYITSYKEGFQPAGSMNFSADISITAEKIDIGTAKYDASWPVNS
- the tssD gene encoding type VI secretion system tube protein TssD, whose translation is MPYSSVITLGNEKFDILGGDIGFSRSVDVKGRPSSHVMGGQFSFTVEVTDQSKLIENMVNSQNKPYEKGALEFTDAGDDGVTRKIEFENAYIVSYSESFSAAGNAYTCSLTLSAEKITVQTAVLDQRWPVKK
- a CDS encoding DUF5458 family protein, with protein sequence MESEPTVPQTKADARPSSAVSRTTTLPGLGALSAFGGYAFIESFIDNSQNLNPDRKARKKIYLGDETKVNDRAVLREKLKLWIEVLNSSNNQNDMLDTANKKAAEVEQNLQKNLLRALETIRELETSYRALSLFFKNTETDKLSNVSVMNADFDQLTDLDNPRFIDHVANELKQNYDRLDLRQNYSLLVVPGFMGSNAVLEKWAKIAHANKVTLFTDFADLESSDDVIDLFSTANMTGAELFRSSVVMTCNWLVGRSKVAEVGEAEHLYVPPSAALAGKIYYTLMSQVTAGKKHGGMNEAPGVRFPLRKSELSAVERLNLVPMIDEYGRVMAFGSKTLFNGDNIGLQTYSVVRVFDYIVKVLFDFLNRRAFENWNSLIEADLRRQIAGFLDSIKGPNKLIDQFRIMRLERDDKVKDRIYLDIRLTPYFPAKSFVIRLDGRRGDDVENPEWVSDYGQV